ACACAACAATTTATAGCTCGTTACTGCAAAGCGGCTGCAAAATCTTCTTATTGCTCTATTCAATAATTAATTTAAACATCATAAGGATTTAGTATGTTTACCAATCGTATAAGATTACTCTTTTTTGTAGTAAATATTTGCGCTAGTTCTCTTTTATCTGCTTGTCTAAAAGATCTGGCAACTGATAAATCAATTGAAGTACTTTTATCACAAACACCTCAACAACAAGCTGCTATTTTAAACACTTTACCCATGGGTATGAGCGATATCCTTAAAACAGCTCTTATTACTAAAAATAAAGCCTTACTTACACAAATGCTCACTTTAAAGCCTAAAGAGCTTAGAGGGCATACAGGCATCGTGGCTTCAGTAGCATTTAGCCCTGATGGTAAGTATGCTCTTACTGGATCCAGAGATAATACTGCACGCTTATGGAATGTAAATACACTCAAGCCTCAACAGCTTAGAGGCCATACAGGCATGGTGGGTTCAGTAGCATTTAGCCCTGATGGCAAACATGCTCTTACTGGATCACATGATAATACTGCACGCTTATGGAATGTAAATACACTCAAGCCTCAACAGCTTAGAGGCCATACAGGCATGGTGGGGTCAGTAGCATTTAGCCCTGATGGCAACTATGCTCTTACTGGATCATTTGATAATACTGCACGCTTATGGAATGTAAATACACTCGAGTCGCAACAGCTTAGAGGCCATACAGACTATGTAATGTCAGTAGCATTTAGCCCTGATGGAAAGTATATCCTTACTGGATCAAATGATAAAACTGCACGCTTATGGAACATAGATACACTTGGGTTTCAAGAGCTTAGAGGGCATATAAGCCGCGTGGCTTCAGTAGCATTGAGCCCTGATGGCAAGTATGCTCTTACTGGATCATGGGATCATACTGCACGCTTATGGAATCTAAATACACTCGAGTCGCAACAGCTTAGAGGCCATACAGGCAACGTGACTTCAGTAGCATTCAGCCCTGATAGTAACTATGCTCTTACTGGATCACACGATAACACCGCACGCTTATGGAATCTAAATACACAAGAGTCTCCAGAGCTTAGAGGCCATACATACTTCGTAACCTCAGTAGCATTTAGCCCTGATGGCAAGTATGCTCTTACTGGGTCATACGATAATACTGGACGCTTATGGAATGTAAATACACTCCATTCTCAAGAACTTAGAGGCCATACAAAGGCGGTGGTTTCAGTAGCATTTAGCCCTGATGGCAAGTATGCTCTTACTGGATCATACGATAATACTGGACGCTTATGGAATGTAAATACACTCCATTCTCAAGAACTTAGAGGCCATACAAAGGCGGTGGTTTCAGTAGCATTTAGCCCTGATGGCAAATATGCTCTTACTGGATCACATGATAATACTGCAC
The sequence above is drawn from the Candidatus Dependentiae bacterium genome and encodes:
- a CDS encoding WD40 repeat domain-containing protein, with protein sequence MFTNRIRLLFFVVNICASSLLSACLKDLATDKSIEVLLSQTPQQQAAILNTLPMGMSDILKTALITKNKALLTQMLTLKPKELRGHTGIVASVAFSPDGKYALTGSRDNTARLWNVNTLKPQQLRGHTGMVGSVAFSPDGKHALTGSHDNTARLWNVNTLKPQQLRGHTGMVGSVAFSPDGNYALTGSFDNTARLWNVNTLESQQLRGHTDYVMSVAFSPDGKYILTGSNDKTARLWNIDTLGFQELRGHISRVASVALSPDGKYALTGSWDHTARLWNLNTLESQQLRGHTGNVTSVAFSPDSNYALTGSHDNTARLWNLNTQESPELRGHTYFVTSVAFSPDGKYALTGSYDNTGRLWNVNTLHSQELRGHTKAVVSVAFSPDGKYALTGSYDNTGRLWNVNTLHSQELRGHTKAVVSVAFSPDGKYALTGSHDNTARLWNVNTLESQQLIGHTDFVTSVAFSPDGKYALTGSHDKTAHLWNVNTLEFQELRGHTQPLTSVGFSPDGKYALTGAHDTTARLWNLNTLEAQELIGHTDWVNSVAFSPDGKYALTGSDDNTARLWNVNTL